A stretch of the Phycisphaerales bacterium genome encodes the following:
- a CDS encoding S9 family peptidase translates to MFTSAIGGLLLLFVLGSSQGAPTAVHGKRTHSITIEDYFTLAYVGECAMRPDGGNVAFTDSRWSLDHETRNRDIWMVNIKGEHLQRLTFDHADDWNLSWSNDGSWIYFQSRRFTESGGLQVWRLSPETKTIQQVTRVKGGIDQYQLSRESDRLYFLCSRDAEIDDRWQELRSQFDRLEYGSDAGEHSELWELDLTTWRLNQLVTPKGFYRDFSVNDHVQKVALVKVPDDELISHEGWSQMDIVDVPSGKTTTLPDGLWRSQGPSPYGWIESPTWSADGARLAFSVDFDGYPQEVFVATFPEESSPTVRKLPRTLSGDEAAKELTTSGRLTWRSKSHDLCFLAESHAVQRVYQIKDAGGDPASKATVLTPGKVVVDSFSFDDNGQQLAIVTSGLIHFNDVFLVMDLGSEAQYRRLTNVNPHVDQWRLPQVKIVQWKAPDGVTVEGVLELPPGYDQQSDGPLPMLVQLHGGPTSSSKYRLQYWVYGRTLFPARGWALLSPNYRGSTGYGDKFLTDLIEQENDIEVSDILAGVDAMVERGIADPNRLAVSGWSNGGYLTNCLITQTDRFKAASSGAGVFDMTMQWAVEDTPGHVINYAGGLPWEKPQAMQEMSPLYRADEISTPTLIHCGANDARVPVAHSQALHRALSRYLDVPSELVVYPNTAHGLSRRSDREAKLQWDVQWLEGYTLGDEE, encoded by the coding sequence ATGTTTACATCAGCCATTGGAGGCCTGCTACTGCTTTTTGTTCTCGGCTCTTCACAAGGGGCCCCGACAGCAGTGCACGGAAAACGCACCCATAGCATTACGATTGAAGACTATTTCACCTTGGCTTATGTCGGAGAGTGTGCAATGCGCCCTGATGGTGGCAATGTTGCTTTTACGGATAGTCGTTGGTCACTGGACCATGAAACCCGCAACAGAGATATATGGATGGTCAACATAAAAGGCGAGCATCTACAGAGATTGACTTTTGACCACGCAGATGATTGGAATCTTTCTTGGAGCAATGATGGCTCCTGGATTTATTTTCAGAGTCGACGATTTACTGAGAGCGGCGGTTTACAAGTATGGAGGCTATCGCCAGAGACAAAAACGATTCAGCAAGTCACAAGGGTCAAAGGCGGGATTGATCAGTATCAACTAAGCCGTGAGAGTGACCGTTTATACTTCCTGTGTTCCCGTGACGCCGAGATTGATGATCGATGGCAAGAACTGCGTAGCCAGTTTGATCGTCTAGAGTATGGTTCAGATGCTGGGGAGCACTCTGAACTGTGGGAGCTTGATCTCACGACCTGGCGACTGAATCAGTTGGTGACCCCTAAGGGTTTCTATCGAGACTTTTCAGTCAACGATCATGTTCAAAAAGTCGCACTGGTAAAAGTCCCTGACGACGAACTGATTTCGCATGAAGGTTGGTCTCAGATGGATATTGTGGATGTTCCGAGCGGCAAGACAACCACCTTGCCCGATGGACTTTGGCGATCGCAGGGACCATCGCCATATGGCTGGATAGAATCGCCCACTTGGTCAGCTGATGGGGCAAGGCTGGCGTTTTCAGTCGATTTTGATGGCTATCCTCAAGAAGTTTTTGTTGCGACATTTCCAGAGGAGTCATCTCCAACTGTTCGTAAGTTGCCACGCACTTTATCTGGAGATGAGGCAGCAAAAGAATTGACGACCTCGGGCAGATTGACATGGAGATCGAAATCTCATGACTTATGCTTCCTTGCGGAATCACATGCGGTCCAACGTGTGTACCAAATCAAGGATGCTGGTGGTGACCCAGCGTCTAAAGCAACAGTACTGACACCAGGTAAGGTCGTTGTTGATTCATTTAGTTTTGATGACAACGGCCAGCAACTCGCAATCGTGACGAGCGGATTGATTCACTTTAATGATGTGTTCTTGGTGATGGATCTTGGTTCAGAAGCGCAATACCGTCGTTTGACCAATGTAAATCCCCACGTTGATCAATGGCGGCTTCCTCAGGTCAAGATTGTCCAATGGAAAGCACCAGATGGTGTCACTGTTGAGGGTGTTCTTGAGTTGCCACCAGGATATGACCAGCAGTCAGATGGCCCATTACCAATGTTAGTGCAATTGCATGGGGGGCCAACAAGTTCAAGCAAGTACCGTCTCCAATATTGGGTTTATGGTCGGACGCTTTTTCCCGCACGCGGTTGGGCTCTTCTTAGCCCGAATTATCGTGGCTCAACGGGCTATGGAGACAAGTTTCTGACAGACCTGATCGAGCAAGAAAATGATATTGAGGTGTCAGATATTCTGGCTGGTGTTGATGCTATGGTTGAGCGTGGTATCGCTGATCCCAACCGCCTCGCTGTTTCTGGGTGGAGCAATGGCGGTTATCTCACGAACTGCCTGATTACTCAAACGGATCGCTTTAAAGCAGCGAGTAGTGGGGCGGGTGTCTTTGATATGACCATGCAGTGGGCTGTCGAGGATACGCCGGGGCATGTCATCAACTATGCGGGTGGACTTCCATGGGAAAAACCTCAGGCGATGCAGGAGATGTCACCTCTCTATCGCGCCGATGAGATTAGCACACCGACACTCATCCACTGTGGAGCGAATGATGCACGTGTGCCTGTTGCCCACAGCCAAGCACTGCATCGCGCGTTGAGTCGATATCTGGATGTGCCAAGCGAGTTAGTTGTGTATCCGAACACTGCCCATGGACTAAGTCGACGATCTGACCGAGAAGCAAAGTTACAATGGGATGTGCAATGGCTAGAGGGCTATACACTGGGTGATGAGGAATAG
- a CDS encoding ABC transporter permease: protein MSFFLEIARLGIWNLRLHLLRSILTSIGIMFGVAAVIVMVALGEGNKQAALREIQKLGATNVIVRSQRPPESGSFGSSQRSFVASFGLTRADLARLEHFLTDAAYIVPLKSVGSEISRKARRTVSQSFGTTPDLLDVANLTVEPGGRYLSPDDIEKRLPVAVIGADIVKQFFPLENPVGQEFRIDRRVFRVIGVLSPIGLAGGSGAALLGRDLNADIHIPITTAELEFGDIVVRRQSGSFSGEDVEISEVYITTNETEEVVNTASRAQRIIEVEHPELSDVKLIVPWELLEARKKREMIWNIVLVSIAAISLVVGGIGIMNIMLASVTERIREIGVRRAVGATRAHILAQFLVETGSLSAVGGLLGIALGIGLSAVISTLVPWILSLPGIAESFDGAVVLETQVTAWSIIVAFVVSAVVGLVFGIYPAIVASRQDPIVALRHD from the coding sequence GTGAGTTTCTTTCTAGAGATTGCTCGGCTTGGCATTTGGAACCTGAGGCTTCACTTGCTGCGCTCCATTTTGACCAGCATTGGCATTATGTTTGGTGTTGCAGCCGTGATCGTGATGGTGGCTTTGGGTGAGGGTAATAAGCAGGCGGCGCTGCGCGAGATTCAAAAACTAGGCGCTACCAATGTGATCGTACGTTCACAGCGACCGCCAGAGTCAGGTTCATTTGGTTCGAGCCAAAGGTCGTTTGTGGCAAGCTTTGGATTGACACGAGCAGATCTCGCACGTCTAGAGCACTTTCTTACCGATGCCGCTTACATCGTTCCACTAAAATCCGTTGGTTCAGAGATATCGCGTAAGGCAAGGCGCACAGTGAGTCAGTCGTTTGGCACCACTCCAGATTTACTGGATGTTGCCAATCTGACAGTTGAGCCTGGTGGTCGGTATCTTTCACCGGACGATATCGAGAAGCGGCTGCCAGTTGCAGTCATTGGTGCCGACATCGTAAAACAGTTCTTTCCACTTGAAAATCCGGTTGGACAGGAGTTTCGGATCGACCGGAGAGTCTTTCGTGTGATAGGCGTTCTTAGCCCAATTGGATTAGCAGGGGGTTCTGGTGCGGCGTTGCTTGGGCGTGATTTGAATGCGGATATTCACATACCAATAACGACAGCCGAACTTGAGTTCGGTGATATCGTAGTTCGTCGTCAGTCAGGTTCATTTTCTGGTGAGGATGTTGAGATCTCTGAAGTCTATATTACGACCAATGAAACAGAGGAGGTCGTTAATACAGCGAGCAGAGCACAGCGGATTATTGAAGTTGAGCATCCAGAACTTAGTGATGTGAAGCTCATCGTTCCCTGGGAGCTTCTTGAAGCGAGAAAGAAACGGGAGATGATCTGGAACATTGTGCTTGTATCAATTGCTGCCATCAGTCTTGTTGTTGGTGGTATTGGCATCATGAATATTATGTTGGCGTCAGTCACTGAACGTATAAGAGAGATCGGTGTGCGCCGTGCTGTTGGGGCAACCCGAGCACATATATTGGCTCAGTTCTTAGTTGAGACCGGGTCGCTTTCAGCAGTTGGTGGTTTGTTGGGGATTGCTTTGGGCATTGGGTTGTCTGCAGTTATCTCTACGCTCGTCCCATGGATCCTCTCGTTGCCGGGCATTGCAGAGTCGTTTGATGGTGCTGTTGTGTTGGAAACCCAGGTGACGGCATGGTCAATTATCGTGGCATTCGTTGTCTCTGCCGTTGTTGGATTGGTTTTTGGTATCTACCCAGCAATCGTGGCGAGTCGACAAGATCCCATTGTGGCATTGCGGCATGATTAG
- a CDS encoding HAMP domain-containing sensor histidine kinase, whose protein sequence is MFIILIAALSVPWFHTAALVKDYQLELARQLADTWLAAGIELGSMKNSGELPEALDDEVKDPKQRSALSMQFVEVTKVDSLDKGKGFIERALKIFQSSPRDSEYYVSTELNDVPTFRYARAVRQSQMLAIDARSIKEFVTSPVETNDADPVVGILMVERTTQFSASQRLVSRVFIISAGIVAGLLAILVFYFILTKLIFSPVRRLRETAERVQAGDLTIRANLRTGDEFEQLSGAFDSMLDQLEQGQSKLRSINEGLDLKLEELAEANVGLYESDRLKSEFLANVSHELRTPLNSIIGFAELLDETSRVSEGVDPKSVRYIANIIHSGRQLLEMINELLDMAKIEAGRMEVNLESTSVGDLIEGIVAIMRPQAESKELSIDVKIGKNVPLIETDPGKVQQILYNYLSNAIKFSPPGSPVVLRAERIVRPDRSPGVRVEVTDSGPGIPEDMQDTVFEKFRQVDASHTREHPGTGLGLAICRELAEMLGASVSFGSNPGQGATFVVELPEQYRVEERRPLMG, encoded by the coding sequence GTGTTCATCATTCTGATCGCGGCCTTAAGTGTGCCGTGGTTTCACACGGCCGCCCTTGTTAAGGACTACCAACTAGAGCTTGCTCGACAGCTTGCAGACACCTGGCTTGCAGCAGGCATTGAGTTAGGATCAATGAAAAACTCAGGAGAATTACCTGAGGCCTTAGATGATGAAGTGAAGGATCCTAAACAAAGATCTGCACTCTCGATGCAGTTTGTTGAAGTCACAAAAGTAGACTCTTTAGATAAAGGCAAGGGGTTTATAGAGCGGGCGCTCAAAATTTTTCAATCGAGCCCCAGAGACTCTGAGTACTACGTATCCACCGAACTCAATGATGTGCCAACGTTTCGATATGCGAGGGCAGTGCGTCAATCACAGATGCTTGCGATCGATGCAAGATCAATTAAAGAGTTTGTAACCAGCCCAGTTGAAACAAATGACGCAGATCCCGTGGTCGGTATTTTAATGGTCGAACGTACGACGCAGTTTTCTGCGAGCCAGCGACTGGTGAGCCGTGTCTTCATCATTTCTGCAGGTATTGTTGCGGGGCTTCTCGCCATTTTGGTCTTTTACTTTATTTTAACCAAACTAATCTTCTCTCCAGTACGGCGGCTGCGTGAAACTGCGGAGCGCGTTCAAGCTGGTGATTTGACTATTCGCGCAAATCTAAGAACTGGTGATGAGTTTGAACAACTTTCTGGTGCGTTTGATTCAATGCTTGACCAGTTAGAACAAGGGCAATCAAAATTAAGATCAATTAATGAGGGTCTTGATCTGAAGCTTGAAGAACTTGCCGAAGCCAATGTCGGTTTATATGAATCCGACCGACTGAAGAGTGAGTTCCTAGCAAACGTGAGCCATGAACTTCGGACACCTTTGAATTCAATCATTGGTTTTGCAGAACTCCTTGATGAAACAAGCCGTGTGTCAGAGGGCGTTGACCCAAAGTCGGTTCGTTACATTGCAAATATTATTCACAGTGGCCGACAGCTACTTGAAATGATTAATGAGCTTCTTGATATGGCTAAGATCGAAGCTGGGCGCATGGAGGTGAATCTCGAATCGACTAGTGTTGGCGATCTTATTGAGGGCATCGTGGCGATTATGCGTCCGCAGGCAGAATCAAAAGAGCTTTCAATCGATGTTAAGATTGGAAAAAACGTGCCTTTAATCGAAACCGATCCTGGCAAGGTGCAGCAAATTCTTTATAACTATCTCTCGAATGCAATTAAGTTTTCACCCCCTGGAAGTCCCGTTGTACTTCGTGCAGAGCGAATCGTACGACCTGATCGATCGCCAGGTGTACGTGTTGAGGTAACAGATTCAGGGCCCGGTATTCCTGAAGATATGCAAGACACCGTTTTTGAAAAATTTCGTCAGGTTGATGCATCTCATACCCGCGAACACCCGGGTACAGGTCTCGGCCTGGCGATCTGCCGTGAGTTGGCCGAAATGCTTGGTGCCAGCGTGTCATTTGGGTCGAATCCTGGCCAGGGTGCAACTTTTGTCGTAGAGCTTCCAGAGCAGTACCGTGTGGAGGAACGCCGGCCTCTCATGGGCTAG